A portion of the Rhodopseudomonas sp. BAL398 genome contains these proteins:
- the rplP gene encoding 50S ribosomal protein L16, with translation MMQPKKTKFRKAHKGRIHGVATSGATLSFGQFGLKAMAPERITARQIEAARRALTRHMKRAGRVWIRIFPDVPVSKKPAEVRMGSGKGTPELWVARVKPGRVIFEIDGVTPQVAKEAFTLAAAKLPIKTRFVTRIAE, from the coding sequence ATGATGCAACCAAAGAAGACCAAGTTCCGCAAGGCGCATAAGGGCCGTATCCACGGCGTTGCGACCTCGGGCGCGACCTTGTCGTTCGGCCAGTTCGGGCTGAAGGCGATGGCGCCGGAGCGTATCACCGCCCGTCAGATCGAAGCCGCCCGTCGCGCGCTGACCCGTCACATGAAGCGCGCCGGCCGGGTCTGGATCCGGATCTTCCCGGACGTGCCGGTGTCGAAGAAGCCCGCCGAAGTTCGAATGGGCTCCGGCAAGGGCACCCCGGAATTGTGGGTTGCCCGCGTCAAGCCTGGCCGGGTGATCTTCGAGATCGACGGCGTCACCCCGCAAGTCGCCAAGGAAGCGTTCACGCTGGCTGCCGCCAAACTGCCGATCAAGACGCGTTTCGTCACGCGTATCGCGGAATAG
- the rplD gene encoding 50S ribosomal protein L4 gives MELKITTLEGKEAGSVQLSDEIFGLDPRKDIIQRCVNWQLAKRQAGTHKTKGRAEIWRTGKKMYKQKGTGGARHGSQRVPQFRGGGRAFGPVVRSHAFDLPKKVRALALRHALSAKAKDGGLIVIDSATLESAKTKALIGHFSGLGLTNALIVDGAELHNGFAVAARNIPNIDVLPIQGINVYDILRRQKLVLTKAAVDALEARFK, from the coding sequence ATGGAATTGAAAATCACTACGCTTGAAGGCAAGGAAGCCGGTTCGGTCCAGCTGTCGGACGAGATCTTCGGTCTCGACCCGCGCAAGGACATCATCCAGCGCTGCGTCAATTGGCAGCTCGCCAAGCGTCAGGCCGGCACCCACAAGACCAAGGGGCGCGCCGAGATCTGGCGCACCGGCAAGAAGATGTACAAGCAGAAGGGCACCGGCGGCGCCCGTCACGGTTCGCAGCGCGTGCCGCAGTTCCGCGGTGGTGGCCGTGCATTCGGTCCGGTCGTGCGCTCGCATGCGTTCGATCTGCCGAAGAAGGTTCGGGCCCTGGCGCTGCGCCATGCACTGTCGGCCAAGGCCAAGGACGGCGGCTTGATCGTGATCGATTCCGCGACGCTGGAATCGGCCAAGACCAAGGCTCTGATCGGGCACTTCTCGGGTCTCGGCCTGACCAATGCGCTGATCGTCGACGGCGCGGAGCTGCATAACGGTTTCGCCGTCGCGGCCCGCAACATTCCGAACATCGACGTGCTGCCGATCCAGGGCATCAACGTCTACGACATTCTGCGTCGCCAGAAGTTGGTGTTGACCAAGGCGGCTGTCGATGCGTTGGAGGCGCGCTTCAAATGA
- the rpsS gene encoding 30S ribosomal protein S19 encodes MVRSVWKGPFVEGSLLKKADVARASGRHDVIKIWSRRSTILPQFVGLVFGVYNGQKHVPVSVNEEMVGHKFGEFSPTRTFHGHSGDKKAKKG; translated from the coding sequence ATGGTTCGCTCAGTCTGGAAAGGCCCTTTCGTCGAAGGCTCCCTGCTCAAGAAGGCAGATGTCGCGCGCGCCTCGGGTCGTCATGACGTCATCAAGATCTGGAGCCGTCGCTCGACCATCCTGCCGCAATTCGTCGGTCTGGTGTTCGGGGTATACAACGGTCAGAAACACGTGCCGGTGTCGGTCAACGAGGAAATGGTGGGTCACAAGTTCGGCGAGTTCTCGCCGACCCGGACCTTCCACGGCCATTCGGGCGACAAGAAAGCCAAGAAGGGTTGA
- the rplV gene encoding 50S ribosomal protein L22 has protein sequence MSKPKRERSLPDNEAKAIAKMLRVSPQKLNLVAQLIRGRKAAAALADLQFSRKRIAVDVKKCLESAIANAENNHDLDVDALIVSEAHVGKGIVMKRFSPRGRGRSGRILKPFAQLTIVVRQVEAEASA, from the coding sequence ATGAGCAAACCAAAGCGCGAACGCAGCCTCCCCGATAATGAGGCAAAGGCGATTGCAAAGATGCTGCGGGTCAGCCCGCAGAAGCTTAATCTCGTCGCTCAGCTGATTCGCGGCAGGAAGGCTGCTGCCGCGCTCGCGGATCTGCAGTTTTCGCGCAAGCGGATCGCGGTCGACGTGAAGAAGTGTCTGGAGTCCGCGATCGCCAACGCGGAGAACAACCACGATCTCGACGTCGACGCCTTGATCGTGTCCGAGGCCCATGTCGGCAAGGGCATCGTGATGAAGCGTTTCTCCCCGCGCGGCCGTGGCCGTTCGGGACGTATTCTTAAACCATTCGCGCAGCTGACGATTGTCGTTCGTCAGGTCGAAGCCGAAGCAAGCGCTTAA
- the rpmC gene encoding 50S ribosomal protein L29, with protein MADLKTADIRAMSPDQMDDAVLNLKKERFNLRFQRATGQLENTSRLREARRDIARIKTVAAQKRDAKTK; from the coding sequence ATGGCCGATTTGAAAACCGCCGATATCCGCGCGATGAGCCCCGATCAGATGGACGACGCCGTCCTCAATCTGAAGAAGGAGCGCTTCAACCTGCGGTTCCAGCGCGCCACCGGGCAGCTCGAGAACACCTCGCGTCTGCGCGAAGCCCGCCGCGACATCGCCCGCATCAAGACCGTCGCCGCGCAGAAGCGCGACGCGAAGACGAAGTAA
- the rpsJ gene encoding 30S ribosomal protein S10, which produces MNGQNIRIRLKAFDHRILDASTREIVSTAKRTGAQVRGPIPLPTRIEKFTVNRSPHVDKKSREQFEMRTHKRLLDIVDPTPQTVDALMKLDLAAGVDVEIKL; this is translated from the coding sequence ATGAACGGCCAGAATATTCGCATTCGCCTCAAGGCGTTCGATCATCGGATCCTCGATGCGTCGACGCGTGAGATCGTCAGCACGGCGAAGCGTACCGGGGCTCAGGTGCGCGGACCGATCCCGCTGCCGACCCGGATCGAGAAATTCACCGTCAACCGTTCGCCTCACGTCGACAAGAAGAGCCGCGAGCAGTTTGAGATGCGCACTCACAAGCGTCTTCTCGATATCGTCGATCCGACACCGCAGACAGTCGATGCTTTGATGAAGCTCGATCTGGCCGCCGGCGTCGACGTCGAAATCAAGCTCTGA
- the rplN gene encoding 50S ribosomal protein L14 produces the protein MIQMQTNLDVADNSGARRVMCIKVIGGSKRRYATVGDVIVVSIKEAIPRGKVKKGDVMKAVVVRVRKDIRRADGSVIRFDRNAAVLINNQSEPIGTRIFGPVPRELRAKNHMKIISLAPEVL, from the coding sequence ATGATTCAGATGCAGACCAACCTCGACGTGGCCGATAATTCAGGCGCACGCCGTGTCATGTGCATTAAGGTGATTGGGGGATCCAAGCGCCGGTATGCCACCGTTGGCGATGTCATTGTCGTGTCGATCAAGGAAGCCATCCCGCGAGGGAAGGTGAAAAAGGGCGACGTGATGAAGGCCGTGGTTGTGCGGGTCCGCAAGGACATCCGCCGGGCAGATGGCTCCGTCATCCGCTTCGACCGCAATGCCGCCGTGCTGATCAACAATCAGTCCGAGCCGATCGGCACCCGTATCTTCGGGCCGGTGCCGCGCGAGCTGCGCGCCAAGAACCACATGAAGATCATTTCGCTCGCGCCGGAGGTGCTGTGA
- the rplC gene encoding 50S ribosomal protein L3 → MRSGVIAQKVGMTRVFTETGEHIPVTVLKLGNCQVLGHRTSEKNGYVALQLGSGVRKTVYLPKAERGQFAVAKVEPKRKVAEFRVSEDALIPVGAEIQADHFVVGQFVDVTGTSVGKGFAGGIKRWNFGGLRATHGVSVSHRSIGSTGGRQDPGKTFKNKKMPGHMGVDRITTLNLRVVQLDVERGLILVEGAVPGSKGGWIAVRDAVKKALPKEAPQPGKFRLVDGGGEAASGSETTAEAPATEQEGV, encoded by the coding sequence ATGCGCTCCGGAGTGATCGCACAAAAGGTCGGGATGACGCGGGTCTTTACAGAGACCGGCGAACATATCCCCGTGACCGTGCTCAAGCTGGGCAATTGCCAGGTGTTAGGCCACCGGACCAGCGAGAAAAACGGATACGTCGCACTGCAGCTCGGTTCGGGCGTGCGCAAGACCGTTTATTTGCCGAAGGCTGAACGCGGCCAGTTCGCAGTCGCCAAGGTTGAACCCAAGCGCAAGGTCGCCGAGTTCCGCGTGTCTGAAGACGCGCTGATCCCGGTCGGCGCCGAGATCCAGGCGGACCATTTCGTGGTCGGTCAGTTTGTCGACGTCACCGGCACCTCGGTCGGCAAGGGCTTTGCGGGTGGTATCAAGCGCTGGAACTTCGGTGGCCTTCGCGCCACCCACGGCGTCTCGGTATCGCATCGTTCGATCGGTTCGACCGGTGGCCGTCAGGACCCGGGCAAGACCTTCAAGAACAAGAAGATGCCCGGTCACATGGGCGTCGATCGCATCACCACGCTGAACCTTCGGGTTGTGCAGCTGGATGTCGAGCGCGGTTTGATCCTGGTCGAGGGCGCCGTTCCCGGCTCCAAGGGCGGCTGGATCGCGGTGCGCGACGCGGTGAAAAAGGCGTTGCCGAAGGAAGCTCCGCAGCCCGGCAAGTTCCGGCTGGTGGATGGCGGCGGCGAAGCGGCCAGTGGTTCGGAAACCACTGCCGAGGCGCCTGCCACCGAGCAGGAGGGCGTGTGA
- the rpsC gene encoding 30S ribosomal protein S3 translates to MGQKINPIGLRLGINRTWDSRWYAGKNEYGKLLHEDVKIREVLHKELKQAAVARIVIERPHKKCRVTIHSARPGVVIGKKGADIDRLRKKVADITASDVVINIVEIRKPELDATLVAESIAQQLERRVAFRRAMKRAVQSAMRLGAEGIRINCSGRLGGAEIARMEWYREGRVPLHTLRADIDYGVATAFTTFGTCGVKVWIFKGEILEHDPMAQDKRQAEGDNSRPRRDAA, encoded by the coding sequence ATGGGTCAGAAGATCAATCCAATCGGGCTGCGTCTGGGCATTAACCGGACCTGGGATTCCCGTTGGTATGCCGGGAAGAACGAGTACGGCAAGCTGCTGCACGAGGACGTCAAGATCCGCGAAGTCCTGCACAAGGAATTGAAGCAGGCCGCCGTGGCTCGGATCGTGATCGAGCGCCCGCACAAGAAGTGCCGCGTGACGATCCACTCCGCGCGTCCCGGCGTCGTGATCGGCAAGAAGGGCGCCGACATCGATCGGCTGCGCAAGAAGGTCGCCGACATCACCGCGTCGGACGTCGTCATCAACATCGTCGAAATCCGCAAGCCGGAGCTCGACGCCACGTTGGTCGCCGAATCGATCGCCCAGCAGCTCGAGCGCCGCGTCGCGTTCCGCCGCGCCATGAAGCGCGCCGTGCAGTCGGCGATGCGTCTGGGTGCCGAGGGCATTCGTATCAATTGTTCGGGCCGTCTCGGCGGCGCCGAAATCGCGCGGATGGAGTGGTATCGCGAAGGTCGCGTGCCGTTGCATACGCTGCGCGCCGACATCGACTATGGTGTCGCCACCGCATTCACCACGTTCGGCACCTGCGGCGTCAAGGTCTGGATCTTCAAGGGCGAAATCCTCGAACACGATCCGATGGCCCAAGACAAGCGCCAGGCCGAGGGTGACAATTCCCGGCCGCGTCGCGACGCCGCTTGA
- a CDS encoding 50S ribosomal protein L23 — translation MKNIDPRHYDIIVSPVVTEKATMASEHNKVVFRVASKATKPQIKEAVEKLFDVKVKSVNTLVRKGKSKVFRGRFGSQSDVKRAIVTLEEGHRIDVTTGL, via the coding sequence ATGAAAAACATCGACCCGCGCCACTACGACATCATCGTCTCGCCGGTGGTGACAGAAAAGGCCACGATGGCCTCGGAGCACAACAAGGTCGTGTTCCGGGTGGCCAGCAAGGCGACCAAGCCGCAGATCAAGGAAGCGGTCGAGAAATTGTTCGACGTCAAGGTGAAGAGCGTGAACACGCTGGTGCGGAAGGGCAAGTCCAAGGTCTTCCGCGGCCGGTTCGGTTCGCAGTCGGACGTCAAGCGTGCGATCGTGACCCTCGAAGAGGGCCACCGCATCGACGTGACCACCGGGCTATAA
- the tuf gene encoding elongation factor Tu, with protein MAKAKFERNKPHCNIGTIGHVDHGKTSLTAAITKVLAETGGATFTAYDQIDKAPEEKARGITISTAHVEYETANRHYAHVDCPGHADYVKNMITGAAQMDGGILVVSAADGPMPQTREHILLARQVGVPALVVFLNKCDMVDDPELLELVEMEVRELLSKYDFPGDDIPIIKGSALAALENKDPKLGHDAILELMKAVDSYIPQPERPIDQPFLMPVEDVFSISGRGTVVTGRVERGIIKVGEEIEIVGLRDTVKTIVTGVEMFRKLLDQGQAGDNIGALLRGTKREEVERGQVLCKPGSVKPHTKFKAEAYILTKEEGGRHTPFFTNYRPQFYFRTTDVTGVVHLPEGTEMVMPGDNIAMEVHLIVPIAMEEKLRFAIREGGRTVGAGVVASIIE; from the coding sequence ATGGCCAAAGCAAAGTTTGAACGAAACAAGCCGCATTGCAACATCGGGACGATTGGTCACGTTGACCACGGCAAGACGTCGCTGACGGCGGCGATCACCAAGGTGTTGGCGGAAACGGGCGGTGCGACGTTCACGGCCTATGACCAGATCGACAAGGCGCCCGAGGAAAAAGCGCGCGGCATCACGATCTCGACGGCTCATGTCGAATACGAGACCGCGAACCGGCATTACGCCCACGTCGATTGCCCCGGCCACGCCGATTATGTGAAGAACATGATCACCGGTGCGGCGCAGATGGATGGCGGCATTCTTGTCGTGTCCGCCGCCGACGGCCCGATGCCGCAGACCCGCGAGCACATCCTGCTGGCGCGCCAGGTCGGCGTGCCGGCGCTGGTCGTGTTCCTCAACAAGTGCGACATGGTCGACGATCCGGAACTGCTCGAACTGGTCGAGATGGAAGTGCGTGAGCTTCTGTCGAAGTACGACTTCCCGGGCGATGACATTCCGATCATCAAGGGCTCGGCGCTGGCCGCGCTCGAGAACAAGGATCCGAAGCTCGGTCACGACGCCATCCTCGAACTGATGAAGGCGGTCGACTCCTACATTCCGCAGCCGGAACGTCCGATCGATCAGCCGTTCCTGATGCCGGTCGAAGACGTGTTCTCGATCTCTGGTCGTGGCACCGTGGTCACCGGCCGCGTCGAGCGCGGCATCATCAAGGTCGGCGAGGAAATCGAAATCGTCGGCCTGCGTGACACGGTGAAGACCATCGTCACTGGCGTCGAAATGTTCCGCAAGCTGTTGGATCAGGGCCAGGCCGGCGACAATATCGGCGCGCTGCTGCGCGGCACCAAGCGCGAGGAAGTCGAGCGCGGTCAGGTGTTGTGCAAGCCCGGTTCGGTCAAGCCGCACACCAAGTTCAAGGCCGAGGCCTATATCCTGACCAAGGAAGAGGGCGGTCGTCACACCCCGTTCTTCACCAACTATCGGCCGCAGTTCTACTTCCGCACCACCGACGTCACCGGCGTCGTGCATCTGCCGGAAGGCACCGAGATGGTGATGCCGGGCGATAACATCGCCATGGAAGTGCACCTGATCGTGCCGATCGCGATGGAAGAAAAGCTGCGCTTCGCGATCCGCGAAGGTGGCCGTACCGTCGGCGCCGGCGTCGTGGCCAGCATCATCGAGTAA
- the rplR gene encoding 50S ribosomal protein L18, whose protein sequence is MSKLKITNARRKNRVRASLRRIANGRPRLSVFRSSKHIYAQVIDDLKGETLASASSLEKSMRDTGNTGADIDAAKAVGKLLAERAVKNGVTEVVFDRGGYLYHGRVKALADAARESGLSF, encoded by the coding sequence ATGTCGAAACTCAAGATCACGAATGCCCGGCGCAAGAATCGCGTGAGGGCCTCGCTGCGCCGGATTGCCAACGGTCGTCCTCGGCTGTCGGTGTTCCGCTCGTCGAAGCACATTTACGCGCAGGTCATCGACGACCTGAAAGGCGAGACGTTGGCTTCGGCATCCTCTCTGGAGAAGTCGATGCGCGACACCGGCAATACCGGTGCCGACATCGACGCCGCCAAGGCCGTCGGCAAGCTGCTGGCCGAACGCGCGGTGAAGAACGGTGTCACCGAGGTCGTTTTCGATCGCGGCGGCTATCTTTATCACGGACGCGTCAAGGCGCTGGCCGATGCGGCCCGCGAAAGCGGTCTCAGCTTCTAA
- the rpsE gene encoding 30S ribosomal protein S5, producing MAGERERGGGHRGGREERDSEFVDKLVHINRVAKVVKGGKRFGFAALVVIGDQKGRVGFGHGKAREVPEAIRKATESAKRNLTRVALREGRTLHHDIAGRHGAGRVYLRSAPAGTGIIAGGPMRAVFETLGIQDVVAKSIGSSNPYNMVRATFDALKHQDSPRSVAARRNIKVSTLQSRRVGGDAEVVAE from the coding sequence ATGGCAGGTGAACGCGAACGCGGTGGAGGCCACAGGGGTGGTCGGGAAGAGCGCGACAGTGAATTCGTCGACAAGCTCGTCCATATCAACCGGGTGGCAAAGGTGGTCAAGGGCGGCAAGCGCTTCGGCTTTGCCGCGCTGGTCGTGATCGGTGATCAGAAGGGCCGGGTCGGTTTCGGCCATGGCAAGGCGCGCGAAGTGCCCGAGGCGATCCGCAAGGCCACCGAATCGGCGAAGCGCAACCTGACGCGCGTCGCGCTGCGCGAGGGTCGCACCTTGCATCACGACATTGCCGGTCGTCATGGCGCGGGCAGGGTGTATCTGCGCTCGGCGCCGGCGGGTACCGGCATCATCGCCGGCGGCCCGATGCGTGCGGTGTTCGAAACGCTCGGCATCCAGGACGTGGTGGCCAAGTCGATCGGTTCGTCGAACCCCTACAACATGGTTCGCGCCACCTTCGATGCGTTGAAGCACCAGGATTCGCCGCGTTCGGTCGCGGCGCGCCGCAACATCAAGGTCTCGACCTTGCAGTCGCGCCGGGTCGGCGGCGACGCCGAGGTGGTTGCCGAATAG
- the rplF gene encoding 50S ribosomal protein L6 — MSRVGKKPVPVPSGVTATVAGQTVQMKGPKGQLQFIVHDDVDVKYEGGSVTVAPRFETKRSQALYGTARAQIANLLVGVTKGFEKKLDITGVGYRAALQGKKLQLALGYSHDVVYDIPEGITITVPKPTEIFISGNDSQRVGQVAAEIRSYRPPEPYKGKGVRYSDEFIFRKEGKKK; from the coding sequence ATGTCACGCGTTGGCAAGAAGCCCGTCCCGGTCCCGTCGGGTGTGACCGCGACCGTCGCGGGCCAGACCGTCCAGATGAAGGGGCCGAAAGGTCAGCTTCAGTTCATCGTCCACGACGATGTCGACGTGAAATACGAAGGCGGATCGGTGACGGTCGCGCCGCGGTTCGAGACCAAGCGTTCGCAGGCGCTGTACGGTACCGCGCGCGCCCAGATCGCCAATCTGCTGGTGGGTGTCACCAAGGGCTTCGAGAAGAAGCTCGACATCACCGGCGTCGGCTATCGCGCTGCGTTGCAGGGCAAGAAGCTGCAGCTGGCGCTGGGCTACAGCCACGACGTCGTCTACGACATTCCGGAAGGCATCACCATTACGGTGCCGAAGCCGACCGAGATCTTCATTTCGGGCAACGATTCGCAGCGTGTCGGTCAGGTTGCCGCGGAGATCCGCAGCTATCGGCCGCCGGAGCCCTATAAGGGCAAGGGCGTACGCTATTCCGACGAATTTATCTTCCGCAAGGAAGGCAAGAAGAAGTAA
- the rpsQ gene encoding 30S ribosomal protein S17 has translation MPKRTLQGLVVSDKQAKTVVVRVDRRFTHPIYKKTIRRSKNYHAHDENNEFKPGDIVWIEESKPISRLKRWTVVRGEQKKTA, from the coding sequence ATGCCGAAACGTACGCTGCAAGGCTTGGTCGTGAGTGACAAGCAAGCCAAGACTGTCGTGGTGCGGGTTGACCGCCGCTTCACCCATCCGATCTACAAGAAGACCATTCGACGCTCCAAGAACTACCATGCCCACGACGAGAACAACGAGTTCAAGCCGGGGGACATCGTGTGGATCGAGGAGAGCAAGCCGATCTCGAGGTTGAAGCGCTGGACCGTGGTCCGGGGCGAACAGAAGAAGACCGCCTAA
- the rpsH gene encoding 30S ribosomal protein S8: MSTHDPISDLITRIRNAQMRAKSKVSTPGSKMRANVLEVLKSEGYIRGYASVEHASGRSELEIELKYFDGEPVIREIERVSKPGRRVYASVKNLPRVNNGLGISVLSTPKGIMADHEARDANVGGEVLFTVF, encoded by the coding sequence ATGTCAACGCACGATCCGATCAGCGATCTCATCACCCGTATCCGCAACGCCCAGATGCGCGCCAAGTCCAAGGTGTCGACGCCTGGCTCGAAGATGCGCGCCAACGTTCTCGAAGTCCTCAAGAGCGAGGGCTACATCCGCGGCTACGCCAGCGTCGAGCACGCGTCCGGCCGCAGCGAGCTCGAGATCGAGCTGAAATATTTCGACGGCGAGCCCGTGATCCGCGAGATCGAACGGGTTTCCAAGCCAGGACGGCGTGTCTACGCATCGGTCAAGAACCTGCCGCGCGTGAACAACGGCCTCGGCATTTCGGTATTATCGACGCCTAAGGGAATCATGGCCGACCACGAAGCGCGAGACGCGAATGTGGGCGGTGAAGTTCTCTTCACGGTGTTCTGA
- the rpmD gene encoding 50S ribosomal protein L30 gives MANAANMIKVEQTGSAIRRHHSQRETLIGLKLNKIGRVTELPDTPAVRGMIAKVQHLVRVVDEK, from the coding sequence ATGGCAAACGCCGCAAATATGATCAAGGTCGAGCAGACCGGCAGCGCGATCCGCCGCCATCACTCGCAGCGCGAGACGCTGATCGGCCTCAAGCTAAACAAGATCGGTCGCGTCACCGAGCTGCCGGATACTCCTGCGGTTCGCGGCATGATCGCCAAGGTTCAACACCTCGTCCGCGTCGTCGACGAGAAATAA
- the rplE gene encoding 50S ribosomal protein L5, with protein sequence MAETAYVPRLREQFDREIRGKLTEQFGYANVMQVPRLDKVVLNMGIGEAVNDRKKADTAAADLSLIAGQKAIITFSRAAIATFKLRENQPIGAKVTLRKAKMYEFIDRLINVALPRVRDFRGLNAKSFDGRGNYSLGIKEHIIFPEIDFDKMGETWGMDITVCTTATTDDEARALLTAFNFPFRQ encoded by the coding sequence ATGGCTGAGACCGCTTACGTTCCGCGCCTGCGCGAACAATTCGACCGGGAAATTCGCGGCAAGCTGACCGAACAGTTCGGCTATGCCAACGTCATGCAGGTGCCGCGGCTCGACAAGGTCGTGCTGAACATGGGTATCGGCGAGGCCGTCAATGACCGCAAGAAGGCCGATACGGCAGCCGCCGATCTCAGCCTGATCGCTGGTCAGAAGGCGATCATCACGTTCTCGCGGGCCGCGATCGCGACCTTCAAGCTGCGTGAAAATCAGCCGATCGGCGCCAAGGTGACGCTGCGGAAGGCCAAGATGTACGAGTTCATCGACCGCCTGATCAACGTCGCGCTGCCGCGCGTGCGGGATTTCCGTGGCCTGAACGCGAAGAGCTTCGACGGCCGCGGCAATTACTCGCTCGGCATCAAGGAGCATATCATTTTCCCCGAAATCGATTTCGACAAGATGGGGGAAACTTGGGGCATGGACATCACGGTGTGCACCACCGCGACGACCGACGACGAGGCCCGCGCCCTGTTGACCGCATTCAATTTCCCGTTCCGGCAGTGA
- the rplX gene encoding 50S ribosomal protein L24: protein MAAKIRKGDKVIVLNGRDKGRTGEVFEVRPTDEKALVRGINMVKRHQKQTQAQEGGIIAKEAPIHLSNIAIVGKDGKPTRVGFKILADGKKVRIAKSSGAEIDG from the coding sequence ATGGCTGCCAAGATCCGGAAGGGTGACAAGGTTATCGTGCTGAACGGCCGCGACAAGGGTCGCACCGGCGAAGTCTTCGAGGTGCGTCCCACCGACGAGAAGGCGCTGGTCCGTGGGATCAACATGGTGAAACGTCACCAGAAGCAGACCCAGGCTCAGGAAGGCGGCATCATCGCCAAAGAGGCGCCGATCCACCTGTCCAACATCGCGATCGTCGGCAAAGACGGCAAGCCGACGCGCGTCGGTTTCAAGATTCTGGCTGACGGCAAGAAAGTCCGCATCGCCAAGAGCTCGGGAGCAGAGATCGATGGCTGA
- the rplB gene encoding 50S ribosomal protein L2 has translation MALKKYNPTTPGQRQLVLVDRSALYKGKPLKSLTEGKHSAGGRNNTGRIVVRFRGGGHKQTYRVVDFKRTKVDMPATVERLEYDPNRTAFIALVKYTDGTQSYILAPQRLAVGDQVIAGNYVDVKPGNVMPLGNMPIGTIIHNVELKIGKGGQIARSAGTYAQLVGRDHDYVIVRLNSGEQRLVHGRCTATIGAVSNPDHMNISIGKAGRNRWLGHKPHNRGVSMNPVDHPHGGGEGRSSGGRHPVTPWGKPTKGKKTRSNKSTNKFILISRHKRKKK, from the coding sequence ATGGCATTGAAAAAATATAATCCCACGACGCCAGGCCAGCGCCAGCTGGTGTTGGTCGATCGCTCGGCGCTCTATAAGGGCAAGCCGCTCAAGTCGCTGACCGAGGGCAAGCATTCCGCGGGCGGTCGCAACAACACCGGTCGCATCGTGGTGCGGTTTCGCGGCGGTGGTCACAAACAGACCTACCGTGTCGTCGATTTCAAGCGCACCAAGGTCGACATGCCGGCCACGGTCGAGCGGCTGGAATACGATCCGAACCGAACCGCCTTCATCGCGTTGGTGAAGTACACCGACGGCACCCAGTCCTATATCCTGGCGCCGCAGCGGCTCGCGGTTGGCGACCAGGTGATCGCCGGCAACTATGTCGACGTGAAGCCCGGCAATGTGATGCCGCTCGGCAACATGCCGATCGGCACCATCATCCACAATGTGGAATTGAAGATCGGGAAGGGCGGCCAGATCGCCCGTTCGGCCGGGACCTACGCCCAGCTGGTCGGTCGCGACCATGATTACGTCATCGTCCGGCTCAATTCGGGCGAGCAGCGCCTGGTTCACGGCCGCTGCACGGCGACGATCGGTGCGGTGTCGAACCCGGACCATATGAACATTTCGATCGGCAAGGCCGGTCGTAATCGCTGGCTCGGTCACAAGCCGCATAACCGCGGCGTGTCGATGAACCCGGTCGACCATCCGCACGGCGGCGGCGAAGGCCGTTCTTCGGGCGGACGGCATCCGGTGACGCCTTGGGGCAAGCCGACCAAGGGCAAGAAGACACGTTCGAACAAGTCGACCAACAAATTCATTCTCATCAGCCGCCACAAGCGGAAGAAGAAGTAA
- the rpsN gene encoding 30S ribosomal protein S14 has product MAKKSSIEKNNRRKTMTKNAAPKRARLKAIISDKTLPMEERFAATLKLAEMPRNSSATRIRNRCEITGRARSVYRLNKLSRIAIRDLGSRGLVPGLVKSSW; this is encoded by the coding sequence ATGGCAAAGAAGAGTTCGATCGAGAAGAACAACCGTCGGAAGACAATGACCAAGAACGCAGCGCCCAAGCGCGCGCGTTTGAAGGCCATCATCTCCGACAAGACGCTGCCGATGGAAGAGCGGTTCGCGGCGACGCTGAAGCTCGCCGAGATGCCGCGCAATTCGTCGGCGACGCGGATTCGCAACCGTTGCGAGATCACCGGACGGGCCCGCTCGGTCTACCGGCTCAACAAGCTCAGCCGTATCGCGATCCGCGATCTCGGGTCCAGAGGCCTGGTTCCGGGCCTCGTGAAGTCCAGCTGGTAA